The DNA sequence cctcaTATGGCAAtgaattgacaaaaataactttcctGTAAGATCTATTGATTCAATGGATACAAAAGCGACTTCGATTCTTGGAAATTTGACAGGAACAGAAAATTTGAACGAACTGGTGAACCTCGATGACTGGAATGTCCGCTTAACAAAGCAAGTAGGAAATCATGACATAGATAGAAATTAAACCGGTTCACTCATGATCATTTGATCACTAGCGCCTTAGTATTCGccagttgaaaagaaaaatatgaagatttggttttatcaaacaagttgataaaggtcgaatttcCACCTTAAAGATTTGGAAGGTGACGTttcgtttcgagcgttagtttcgtcagagcgaactGTCATCTTTCTAAATCCATCTCACACGGTGGTACTCGACCTTCATCAACcggtttgataaaaccaaattttttcatgtttcactctccaatcgacgcagcaccacagttcctttaaaaactagaaatttgtttacaaaagaaaaataagaaaatggtttgaacccaggagtagcataccttgattgaaaaagatcatctgggtgataggagtcctgagaaggactgttgttagtgactgacgtttcgacaacctgtgcggaagccatcttcagagtcaagtggtggtgttagtcagttgaaaattcaaaaaccctggtgagcgatttgattggtcaatagatagagtagccgttggtaagtacgtgatgtgattggctgtgaagacatgtgcggagataggttatgcaaatagatggattgtaaaatgaataataaacaaggtgttattgtttcctgttgagtaaacgtttgtaaggtgcgggaagaggttgacaacgatttagggcagtttgttctaagttggtaaaccagctttcgagtgtaattcgttgatagtagaaAAATACATTGCTTGCAGTCCCCAACTCAATATCTATGTGTCTATgcatatagaacagtcttccagttatttcttccaggTGGTACTTTCAAGTGTATCTTCATAATGGGTTGCTTTGACAATTTCACATGCGCTCTTGCAGACACTCACCGCGAAGAAAGCAGTCTAAGCACTAGGGTCGAGAACGACCTTATACGGCTCGAGGCGTTGGTAGGGTCACTGCATGAATGCGCAGGCGCATTGAGGCGAAACTAGGTTGTTTTTCTCGGTATTTGTTCATACGTCGCAGGAAATTTATCTTCGACGAAGTTGCAATCTGTCGTCTGATTCTCAAGTTAACAGTGCCTCGATGATCTTAAAGGGAATTCTCGCATTCATTTTAACTCCTTTTGTCGCATTTGAGGTTGCCTCGGTCTTATGTCCGCGACAAAATTATGAAGAAAACGAAGGAACTCTGACATCGCCTGGTTTTGGTTCACCGTCTTCTTACGGAGACGACATGTCTTGTATATACTATATAAACCTTTCTCCTGGTAAGAGAATAACTCTCGAATTTAGAACGCTGTCCATTCTTGGTTGTATGCCGACTTGTTCAGAGGATTCTTTGGAAATATTCGTCGGGTAAGTGGTCGAAAGTGGATATGGTATAATTAGCATTTTCCTTGCACATGACTTGTCGTCATCACCAGCTGTTGTCTGTctgttcatgtttattttattCGTAGTCAGTTTTAGATGATGCTTTCAATTTGAgttacatgaaaatttggtaatcTGGGTCGAGTTTGGCGTTGATTAAAAGCGAAGTATTTGTGGatgaaaatatattaattGTTGCTTTattatgaaatgaattgcgaTCTTTTCGCCAACGATCTGTCGATATTTGTCTTGTACAGACGGgtaattatgtaaatttttctCATACTAACTTCCATTGtgttttcaacaactgaaggaGAAATGTTGTCATGCCTATACTTCTTTAGTATAAGTAACGCAAGCGGAGTGAAAAACGCTTCCTTAATGCTTTGAGAACGTGGTAAATATATTAGAGAGTGGCTTGGCGGCCCGTCTGCTCGGCAGGGCATGTAGTAAAACCCGAAACACCGAAACGAAACCAtcgaaacgaaacaaaaccaCCGAAACTATCGAAACACTGACACGAAATCACCGTACTTTTATTGTAAGtaaaattagttttttaaGGAGTTTAAATTGGTTCAAAGTTGTTCTGTTCGAGACAAACACACAGCGGCTTACACTTCttggaaattttaaaatcagGTTCCATCATTAACTATCTACaaatgcaaatgtttgaaaatgtgtTAACATTCTTACGTTACCACTTATTACGTTATTCTTACGTTGCCTTATGTTCTTGTTTGTTGCCTTGGTCTTTGCACTGTTTACGATGTCGTTTTCATGCTAAATGCTTCAAATTTCCAGGAATCTGCAAGCCTTCCGTGACCGGATGTGCCATTGTTTGTAGCCTCTGGGTACTCATGTGAAATGCGTGACATAGGTTAATCTGAGTTGTAAACATTACAGTTCATCTTTAAAATCCTTTACCTTTTCCAATCTACCAGGTCCTTCATGTGAAAACTTCtctaaaacatttctttaatCTGAGACAAAAGCACCATGTCACTTACTGGGACAATGATGTCATCAACCCAAACTAGAAGTACAACCATTTTACCTTCCAGCTGTTTTGTGTACACACAATGGACAACTGATTTGTATACAAATTTGTTCTCCAGAAGCCAACAGTGCAATGCAAAGTTTCAACCGGATTGTTTCAAACCAAGAAAGGATTGGTTTAAGCTACGCACAGATCTTGTATAAGAACTACATGGGATTTCAAAACCTTCAGCTTGATCCACGTATATCTGTTTAAGATATGTGGTTTTCACATCATCTGGTGTAAAATCAAATCATGCTGTGCTGTTGTTTGGGAAAGAACACACACTGATGTGGGACTTACTGTTGCATTAAAGCGTGACACGATAATCTACCGTTCTTGTTTGATTTTAGCTGCTATTAACCTACCTTGCCTTACACATTCTAGCACCATCAGAACCCTCGTTGACTGTGTATTCCCAATGCCCTCCCTGCTGAATTTCTTCCCTCTATTAGGGTAGTTAAAGTAAATTTGTTGTTCTCAATGATAGAATTCATTTTATCTCTCGTGGTAGTCTTCCAGTTTTCCGACTCAGGGGATTCAAGTGCTTCCTGGTGTGTCAGGAGAAGGGCTGACACTTTGAAGCAATGATCAATTCTGGATAATAATTTGTCTTTCTCAGCACAAACTGTTGAGAATGTGGGGAAAGAATAAGTTATGTAAAATCTCAGTAGATAAAGTGCAAAGTAACTCATCCCAGTGCCCAAAACAGCACATGGTACTAAAAATAATCCCATCAATCACAGAGGGCTACAAACTTATACATAAACATGAATGAGATATAACACAAATCTCAACCTGATCAGTGTCAGATTCATCATGATATGCAGGCATTTTCTCTCTCTAGTAGGATAGACATAACCCGCACCTTCAACCTTGAGTTGAGGACTCTCACTTTCGGCACAAGGGTTAAGCTTCTCAGCTTCTTAACTTGCAACTTCATCGGACCTATCAACTTTAGACACACAACATGCTTCACAGTTAGTGTTGTGCTATATCAATGGTTAATCTTCAccaaatgacaaattttctgTTTGAATCAGTTTTCACACTTGTTGTAGAGAATTTTACCACTCTGTTCTTCATCAGTCTCAGGCAAAATAATACACAATGTAAGTATGGCTCCCCTTGACATGTTcccaaaaaaatatctttggtACAATAGCAGTGTACATGTTTCATTCTCCTGCTTGTACACATAACTGTCAGACCCCAGAGTCCCTATACTAGCAAAGGTAGGCTTTTGGCCAGTGAGAGCCTTAAGTAAGGCTTGTTATAGCAGGGGATGTGTGTCTGCTGCAGCCATAACTGCCTATGGCCAAAACTCTTTAGCTCTTTTGGATGATATGAACAGGCACCTTCCCATTTTCAGATAGGGTTCTCCAGTTTTGCTCCACGATGCTGTTCTGCTGTGGTGAGTGAGGTCCACAGGTATCACGCCGAATGCAATTCCTTCTTAGGAAATAAACTCACCACCATTGTTTGATCTGATACAATGTTACCTTACCATGAGGGTCTGATTCTGCTAGTAACTTCTTCCTAGAAGCTACAGTATCACacttgttctctgcaaaataGAGGAATAGTCCAGCTGAAAAATTATCTGTGAAAGTTAATCAGTATCTAaaagtttctttaaaatttgagTCAACAGCTCCAGCAAGGTCAGTATGAACTAATCCCAAAGGGGTGGAGTACGGTACATGCATGGGGCTTTCTATTGCTGGTTATATTCCTAGCACACATACCCATACCTCACAATCACAAGGTTGGTTAAAAGTCTCATGACCTATCTTCATATCATGTACAACTTTTTCTGGTTTCAAAATGTCTTCATTTAATTATAAAGTACCAGGACTTGAAGTTAATCATTAAGCAAATGTGCCTAGCTGATGGAGTCAAACTTACAGTTCTTATCAAATGTATTCAGATGATACAAGTTGCTGTGCTTCTCAGTGATAAACTTAGTGCCATCCTTTTCTCTCAGGTCAGCTCAGTCTGGCTGGAATGTCACTCTGACACTCTTCCCTGTTGCAGCTTGAACTGAGAATGTTTTATATATATCCTGAGGGTAGGAAGGTATGAATGGGACACAGTGGTCTTGACAAATGAATCAGTTGAATCAAGGATATTAATTTCAACATTTCCTCTCTTTAAGATAACATTGTTTGCATGAGGTTCATTTGCCAATTCAATTGACTTCATCCATTTAATGGGGAGCTCAAGCACACACTGTTGTTAATAGCCACATACAGCAACCAGACAGGAGCTTTTTTCCTACTTAACTTGTCTCCACACTACTTCATTTTATAATGATATTAAATAACTTTTCACAAGGGAAAGatgattagtttgaaaatttggcagAGACCACTTGCCTGgcatgcaaaatgttcactttcGCTTTCCGTCCATGGCCCAAAAAGgttgcttgcttaagctctccaTTATCTCAACATGTATTCACCAGAAATTAAAGGTTATGTTTGCTTTGTCACTTGATTTTCAGTTGTGATGTTCACAATGGTAATTTGTCAATTGGTAAGTTCTGCTCTTGTTCCGAAGTGTCACTGCCCAAGATCTTGACGCACGACCATTGCATGATGCTAGTGTTCAAGTCAGATGGGTCTTTGAAAGGAGCTggttttgaagctgtttatacctcaactgaaaacaatttgACCAAGGCTGATCCATCAACAATGTGCAGGTGTGGAAGAATGTTATGTAATACCTCAGTGCAACAAACAAGTAGACAGCTTTTCCTGTCATTTGCCCTTCCTGGCAGTCAAAGAATGAATTATGAATTACACAGCTTGATGagtatcaataattattgtgagtTCTGCAGGTTGTTTTGACAATCTGGGAATATTGTATTTTGTGGTGTATAAGTGAACCGTTTTAAATGTCAGATACACAGCAACCAAAACCTAATACTCAATCAGCAGGTGGAAAAGTAACACTTTGTTTTACAGCAATTTAAATTCAACAACACACAAGAGATTAAAACCATCCTTTATTCGCTTTTGcaagcaaatgcaataaaacTTGATTCACAGCAGGTTGTTCACGTTGTAACCCCTCCTCTAGCTATGTAACCTAGCAACTAAGTCTTTCCAAATAACAGCTTGTTAAGTGCAACCTCATGCTTTCATGTTTTTTCCTGCACAGAACTCCCAACCTTGCTTGGCCAGCTGGCCACACTGTCTGGATCGTTGGTGTGAATGAATCTAGTGTTGGTTGAGAGAAACTGCAGAAAATTAATTGCTATTGGTCCTTCTCTCTGCCATGTTTTTGGCGTAATTATTGTGGCTTTCCAGCAAAGTTGAGCCTTTTTTCTGTGCATCATTGTTTCACTGGCTGATTTTACATTATCTTAATATGCTTTGATTTCAGACAAGTGTGTATTTCATGCCATTCATCTCCAAACTCAAGTGATACTCGGCATGCCTAATTGCTTCTGGctaaatttcaacatttttttgttttgccattgCAGTAGATCCTTGGTGAGATCTTCAGAAGGAACTATTTTTACTCCCAACTGGCCGTTAAAGTACCCTCCGGATGCTTCCTGTCTGTGGTCTCTCAATCTTCTCCGCACAAAAGCTGTGCGTTTCTTCTTTAGTGCTCTTGACTTAGAGATCAATTTTATATGTAGGACAGACGCAGGCCAGCTACCAACTGATGACATCTCTATCAGTGGTGAGTGGTGACAGAAATTCACTGTTGTTTCTTACAAGCTTCACTTTTTTCCCGCAAGAAACTTTCCTGGAAGCACAGATGTAGCTTGTTTGCTAGCATGTTTGATAAATTTTGCTTAGCAGTTCTCTCACACTTGCATACATTTTGATGAGTATAATAAGGCAATGAAGAAGGCTTTCATTGCTAAGTTATGTAGGTTGATCCATGGTTTTAATTGTCATTGTTTCAGCTGATTATGCTCTGAAGAAAATTCATTATTGAACTGGTGTGTTGCAGTTTTTTAGGGTTTTTTGCCATTGCATATTAGATTTacagacaaaaattaatagacgtcagaaaatattgaaaaaaggCTTAAATTGAGGGGAAACCTGGTCTGACTCGATCGTTAGCTCAGGGTCCCTCCTATCATCATAAGTGTAAGATGGATGTAACACAGATACAAAGTATGAAGCTTTTATCTATGGTGTGGGAGGGAGTTGAAAAGCTTTGGaccttaataaaaaaaaagaaaactgattgATATTTGTTCAACATATGGAAAGATGAGAGGAGTTTGCATGCCTTGTGTTAATTTTAGGCGTAAGTTTGGTTGTATCTCATGAATACAAATAGTTTCTGATTTTCTATAGAGAATAGTACCCGCTGTTCCTCCGTTCCTCTGTACCCAGTGTTCCTCTGTTCCTCTGTACCCAGTGTTCCTCTGTACCCACTGTTCCTCTGTTCCTCTGTACCCACTGTTCCTCTGTTCCTCTGTACCCACTGTTCCTCTGTATTCAGTGTGAGACTACTACTCGTTAATGTTTAACTATTTGGGAGCCTGGTATATAAGAGACTACCCAGAGTTTTTCAATTGACACATGAGAAGACCAAGATTTACCATATGAGTACCGTTTTAGTTGACTctaaaaattattgcattttacTTTCTGCAAACTTTCCTATTTTCTTATGCGTATTCATCTTGATTATGTAGCCAGACAGAAATGCTAAAAATGTGTTGCTCTTCAAGGAAACAATACGGCGGGCCGTGAAGTTTTTATCAAGGAAAGAGTCTGCGAAATGCCCGACGTTCCACATTTCCATGTCAAGGATATGGCGTCAGTTTCCATAAAATTTCGCTCAAATAACAACAAGAAAGAGGGCACAGGAGCTGTTATTGGCTATCTTTCATACAAGGATGGTGAGAGGGCATTATTTATTACTCGCTCTACACCAGACAAAATCTGCTGCATTTGTTCTGTATTCTTTTTCTGCCCGCTTcaaagcaaaatggaggcataataataataataataataataataataataataataataataataataataataataataataataatattgttgtttcCGGGTGTGAAGTCCAGAGCTTCGTGATGTTCGTGCAGGCATTTGGCTCAGGTGACAACAGTGCtcgaaatgaagaaaatttggaGTTCGCAATTTTTTTACTGCAAACGAGACGGAAACAAAGTGTTGTTGACAACtgtaatttcatttcaaacttGTGTCAGTTAGAATCTTATCCCAATCAATTTGTGTGTATCCTTGTTAGCTCAGGGAAATAACATGGCGAAAAGAAATGGCGACAGGGCGTCTAATAGTTGAAGAGTACGCTGGCAAGGTTGGGATTTACCGCAAAAAATATTCTGGGGTGTGGTACACTTTATGGAATTTTGCATCCCCTTCTTGCTTAAATGCATTTCCCGTTGCTAAAAAAATTCACGGTTAATTATTACGGTTTCAGTCATAGGCAAGTCTCTGATTACATTACCTTTTTGTTCGTAGTTAGAAAGAGGTTGCCTTTTTCTACTCGATCAGCCACAAAGGTAGCAGCTGAATATTTCAGCTTCAACGCATCAACGAACTATacttgaaaatttgaaggaaataaGGCAGATAATTGTGGCGAAACGGAcctttaaaaattataaattttacaaaagaaTGTGCGGGCTcataagcatttttttatctctGCCTcccaaaattttatttgtcgttgattattaatatttcgctcatttgcaaaatgaaattcttttATGCTCAATTCTAACAATAGTTTTATCTTAGATCTTCGTTTTCACTTCGAACCTTTCAAGTGATCATTTATAGCGGACGTAGAAGCTGAGGACTCTTacactttatttaaacatttgaaCATTGTTTGTTCTTTCTTGCTTGCCTTATTTAATgctgtatttatttatataatcatttatttatttttgaatttatttatgtatttattatttgttttcgcAGGTACTCTGAATTCGGATTTGCCTGGGTAAGGAAAAGCAGTGAAAAGAACTGCATTTTTGTCCTTACATTATAAATAACGAATGTTTATaatcctcgcagtttttagCACTACCTAAGCAGTTGCtagaaaagcctgaaaaactCCGGCGGAGGTCGGAACGtccttaaaataactgcaaagtttcgtgacacagaacaccttcgttttgaagatacaaagagaattatgtcacccgaaaagtctCGGgattttcgagaaacgggcccctgggacccatttctcgaaagtcccgaaacttttcgggcgcatttcgggtgataTAGTTCTcattgtatcttcaaaacgaaggcgtctcgaggcacgaaactttgcagctATTTTAACTTGTGTTCTCTTTataacatatgaaaagaccagctttacagaataagcggttcggagttttacgaatggcttttcgggcccgaaaagttcgcaggactttcgagaaacaggcccctggcctgaatttttcagaccTTTCTCGCTACTGCTTACTAAAGTAGcgattgaaaaaaagaaagaaaagaaagaaactgcAATAATTATACACATTCGTTTCAATCCGAAGTTCTAATGCATGAACTTCATGTGTTGACTTCATGTAATTATCATCAGCATCGTCATCGTTATCAGACTTGTTTTAATCATCATTACCATCGTCAACACCACCTTATAGGTCTGTATGGCTCTGTTGCGGTCAGCGGTCAACAAAGATGCCTCGTATTTTCGTAGCTCCGTGGAACTCAAATGAttagatatatttttgtttatctgTGCATGTGTGTACTGTGTCTCTTATTCTTTTGTGTCCACTTAATTAATTAGGTAATCTTTACATATTTCCAACGTTTAGGGCAAGGTATTAGTTTATctctttttgcctttttctcaTTAAGTTTTGATTATATTTCTTTGTATACCTGTTTATATTTTAGAGAATaaactgtctgtctgtctgtctgtctgtctgacATCACCGTTATTATAATCATCGTCTTCATTAGCGTTATTAATatattcattattattgtcgTCGTTATTATGGTAATCCTCATCGTCATCAACGTTCTTGTTTtaatcatcgtcatcattgtAGTTATTGTAATAATCATCGTTGCCATGGTCTTCATCAGCATCGTTTCTGTTTTAATCATTTTCGCTGTTATCATCATAATCGTCGTCATCACCCGACAACTCCGCGTCATCGTTGATGTTCTAGTAATCGTCGTCATCGTCGATATCGTTGCGATattttcattatcattacaAGCAGCCCTGTGAGTGCTATTATGtgttctttttatttacaGTTGTAAAGACATCAGGGCTTTGTCCACAAAGCCCACCACAAAGCCCACCACCAGGACTTCATCCACAAGTCCCCTCGGTGAGTTACAACTTATGCAGACCCGACATTGGGCCAGTAAAAAGCTTAGAATAAAATAAGACCTTGGGAAATGATGGGAATTATAACACAAGCCATGTCTGGAAAATTGCTTCCAAATGAAATTGTAAATAATGACGTCAAGGGACAGACTCTGTACCTTGCCGAATACAAGGGAGcctaagcagcaacgacggcaagggcaacgaaaacgtcacttgaaaataaacatttcggaaatggtgactattttgtgattattgcttcctcctcgcatcctttattgttgactgAGCACGCtacaaatggactggtagaagggCCGTTGAGGTAATTATAGACAATGAAAGagttactgttgtgtgttcacgctGTCgttgaaatattaaatttggaaatttcacgttgtcatttggcaggcTACGTCAAAGAGTTGTACAtacttaagtgcgtgccgcacgtgcagcacgattatttttcctcagtcaaccaatcagatcattgttttctggcgtcgtccttgcttaagctccctacagTCTGTGGCGGGTGAAGGAAACGCAATACGAATACTCCAAATGCTGGTATCAATACAAGCAACAGGGCGTGGGGACCAGTTAAAATAGAGCCCTGAAAGAGCTACCGAATTACTCCATCGCGTAGTTTGGACAGCacaaatttttgttctaaTATTCTTTGCCattattgtatttatttgGTAACTTCATTTTTAGTCTAAATCGTAGGAGGTAGCCAAATCTCTTAAGCCAGGGCTCATGATAGAAACGCTCGACTATtaggaaaaaacaaatgactTAGTTACAGGTATATAATAAGTACATTTGAAGGGTAAATATGTTCCTGAATTAAGTTGTCTAATATATTGAAATTCTAACAAATTGCGATTTACCTATTATTAAAATCTATTGTTATATGGCTTGCGTTTGTAGCCGATAtaacgcgcgctctgattggctaattgtgaCTGAATTGTAGGGCATTATTCTCCCGTAATGCCCACGGGCCGACTACGGGCTTGCAAAACAAGCTTTGGCTTGttggctttatttttgttgttggtgcctcataataaacaacttaataaCCTCGACCGTTCGGTCGTTTcgggaaaatctcaaacctCGGCCAACCGTATTGACCTCGCTATGGCTCGGTCAATACGGCAAGGGCTCATTTTCCCGTAACGACCTCACTCTCTCTTATTAAGTAGTTAATAATTTGGAAGAAAAGAATTAAAGGTACGTGTAATATGCAACATTTTTTTAGAATTAAAAGATACTTATTGCATTCTTACGCGa is a window from the Acropora palmata chromosome 14, jaAcrPala1.3, whole genome shotgun sequence genome containing:
- the LOC141865516 gene encoding tolloid-like protein 1 isoform X2, with the translated sequence MILKGILAFILTPFVAFEVASVLCPRQNYEENEGTLTSPGFGSPSSYGDDMSCIYYINLSPGKRITLEFRTLSILGCMPTCSEDSLEIFVGCDVHNGNLSIGKFCSCSEVSLPKILTHDHCMMLVFKSDGSLKGAGFEAVYTSTENNLTKADPSTMCRSLVRSSEGTIFTPNWPLKYPPDASCLWSLNLLRTKAVRFFFSALDLEINFICRTDAGQLPTDDISISGNNTAGREVFIKERVCEMPDVPHFHVKDMASVSIKFRSNNNKKEGTGAVIGYLSYKDGTLNSDLPGCKDIRALSTKPTTKPTTRTSSTSPLVRDVPSKDAGIRSNAGIITILLLFSKIVSTIL
- the LOC141865516 gene encoding tolloid-like protein 1 isoform X1: MILKGILAFILTPFVAFEVASVLCPRQNYEENEGTLTSPGFGSPSSYGDDMSCIYYINLSPGKRITLEFRTLSILGCMPTCSEDSLEIFVGCDVHNGNLSIGKFCSCSEVSLPKILTHDHCMMLVFKSDGSLKGAGFEAVYTSTENNLTKADPSTMCSRSLVRSSEGTIFTPNWPLKYPPDASCLWSLNLLRTKAVRFFFSALDLEINFICRTDAGQLPTDDISISGNNTAGREVFIKERVCEMPDVPHFHVKDMASVSIKFRSNNNKKEGTGAVIGYLSYKDGTLNSDLPGCKDIRALSTKPTTKPTTRTSSTSPLVRDVPSKDAGIRSNAGIITILLLFSKIVSTIL